GGAAAGAGAGCGGGAAAGGCTTAAAGAACTGGCTTCCCGCGTCAAGCCGGAAGGGATGGGGGTTATTGTCAGGACCGTGGCAGAAGGGGTGGATGAGGAGGAGTTCCGCCAGGATGTCGGCCTGCTGACAAAATTATGGCGAAAGGTCCTGAGCAGAGCCGCTCACGGCCCGGTGCCGAACCTGGTGCACCGCGACCTGGAGCTGGTCCAGCGGATTTTGCGGGACGTCTTTACCGAAGACGTGGACCGCCTGATCCTGGACTCCCGCTACGAATACGAAAAAGTCCTTGACCTTCTGGATATTACCGGCCCGCGCCTGAAACTGAAGGTGTTTTTGGATGAAAGGGACAGCATCTTTGAAGAGTACGGCATTGAGCAGGAGATAGAAAAGGCCCTTAAAAGGAAAGTCTGGCTGAAAAGCGGCGGCTACCTGGTGATTGACCAGGCCGAGGCGTTGACGGCTGTTGATGTGAACACGGGAAAGTACGTGGGAACGACCAATCTGGAAGATACGGTCCTGAAGACCAACCTCGAGGCCGCGCGCGAAATTGCCAGGCAGCTCAGGCTGCGAAACATTGGCGGGATCGTGATCGTCGACTTTATCGATATGTCGCGGGAGGAACACCGCCAGGAAGTTGTCCGCACGCTTGAAGAGGAAATCAAGAAAGATAAAACCAAGACCAATATTTTGGGAATTACCCAGCTCGGGCTGGTCGAGATGACCCGCAAAAAGGTGCGCCCCAGCCTGTCCGAGGTGATTCAAAAGCCTTGCCCCTATTGCGATGGTAAGGGCAGGGTGCTTTCTGAGGAAACTCTTGGTATCAGCTTCAAAAATCAAATTTACAACATGGCCCGCCAGACCACCGCCAAAACCATTCTGGTCGAGGCCAACCCGGTTGTGGCA
The window above is part of the Pelotomaculum thermopropionicum SI genome. Proteins encoded here:
- the CafA gene encoding ribonucleases G and E, giving the protein MLKEIVVNVGEEETRVAVLEDRVPVEIYIERSVNQRLVGNIFKGRVENVLPGMQAAFVNIGLEKNAFLYVEDAIPARALDGHGDSMLGANICDILKQGQEVLVQIVKEPIGTKGPRVTTHITLPGRYLVLMPTVDYIGISRRIESERERERLKELASRVKPEGMGVIVRTVAEGVDEEEFRQDVGLLTKLWRKVLSRAAHGPVPNLVHRDLELVQRILRDVFTEDVDRLILDSRYEYEKVLDLLDITGPRLKLKVFLDERDSIFEEYGIEQEIEKALKRKVWLKSGGYLVIDQAEALTAVDVNTGKYVGTTNLEDTVLKTNLEAAREIARQLRLRNIGGIVIVDFIDMSREEHRQEVVRTLEEEIKKDKTKTNILGITQLGLVEMTRKKVRPSLSEVIQKPCPYCDGKGRVLSEETLGISFKNQIYNMARQTTAKTILVEANPVVAARLIGSGGANLRDLENKTGKSLYIRGVASHHIESIVIRPLHDNEQVQARTLPVKPGEVLEVKVEEPHITNIRDGIARVDGFILDIEGGGALVGETIPVEVSKVYRTYAKARPVRT